A genomic window from Gemmatimonadaceae bacterium includes:
- a CDS encoding SDR family oxidoreductase — translation MPLPLAVVTGASRGIGRAIALRLCSQYEIVAVARSDDELESLAQDIENLGGACRPRTVDITDPEAVRAALGDIEAKVLVNNAGVGVIKPLMEMSRDEWRRMVDVNVNALFDVTRTVLPGMLRLGPGGHVVVIGSIAGRSAFVGGTCYTGTKAAVQSFTECLMLELREHGIKVSVVNPGGVASDFGSGGFGDQSLKLKPEDVADAVAKVIDTPPDVLIHRVEVRTLTVPKKN, via the coding sequence ATGCCCCTACCTCTGGCCGTCGTCACCGGTGCATCGCGCGGCATTGGCCGGGCTATCGCGCTGCGCTTGTGCTCCCAGTACGAGATCGTCGCGGTTGCGCGATCGGACGACGAGCTGGAGTCGCTGGCGCAGGACATCGAGAACTTAGGCGGTGCGTGCCGGCCGCGCACGGTCGACATCACCGATCCCGAAGCGGTTCGCGCCGCCCTTGGCGACATCGAAGCGAAAGTCCTCGTCAACAACGCCGGCGTCGGGGTCATCAAGCCGCTGATGGAGATGAGCCGCGACGAATGGCGGCGGATGGTCGACGTCAACGTCAACGCACTCTTCGACGTCACACGCACCGTGCTGCCGGGCATGCTGCGGCTCGGACCCGGGGGACACGTCGTCGTCATCGGTTCGATCGCGGGACGGAGCGCCTTCGTGGGCGGCACCTGCTACACCGGCACCAAGGCGGCCGTACAGTCGTTCACCGAATGTCTCATGCTCGAGCTTCGCGAGCATGGCATCAAGGTGTCGGTGGTGAATCCGGGCGGCGTCGCGTCCGACTTCGGCAGCGGCGGCTTCGGCGATCAGAGCTTGAAGCTCAAGCCCGAGGACGTCGCCGACGCCGTCGCGAAGGTCATCGACACGCCGCCCGACGTGCTGATCCACCGCGTGGAAGTCCGCACGCTCACCGTACCCAAGAAGAACTGA
- a CDS encoding GAF domain-containing sensor histidine kinase has translation MSTSSNSERIRTPEEPADVGLRELMAVREVAHAFHTAKRPEEVFQIALDRVSPLIGATFACVFAVGEGEDNMHLAAVHNWPQRYAKFLRQMRVRLGAGPSGQAASERKLIEVPDVFADAGAGDWQEVAMELGFRSIVALPLQAGDTVLGALTFYFASPRAIGPDSRHLMRIVADQMAASAEKARLIQNLEQANAALSTSNAELERQYADLLEARRVKDEFLSNISHELRTPLTAVIGYISLMQEGLAGPMTDEQQNTLDQVKGSSEQLLSLIGDLLQLTALKRGDVEAAFSDVDPRQPLRDAVAATTPRDGVTLDVREPSDVPMMRTDARLVTRTLRALLDNAVKFTREGSVHASLHVDGDRVAYVIEDTGIGIPEDAHRLVFEEFRQVDGSTTREFGGSGLGLALARRLARMLHGDISLTSSPGQGSTFRLELPLRS, from the coding sequence ATGTCGACGAGCTCGAACTCCGAACGCATTCGCACGCCGGAAGAGCCGGCGGATGTCGGACTCCGCGAGTTGATGGCGGTCCGGGAGGTGGCGCACGCCTTCCACACCGCCAAGCGGCCGGAAGAGGTGTTCCAGATCGCGCTCGACCGGGTGAGCCCGCTGATCGGCGCCACGTTCGCGTGTGTCTTCGCGGTCGGCGAGGGCGAGGACAACATGCACCTGGCCGCGGTGCACAACTGGCCGCAGCGCTACGCCAAGTTTCTTCGGCAGATGCGCGTGCGGCTGGGCGCGGGCCCCAGCGGACAAGCGGCGAGCGAACGCAAGTTGATCGAAGTACCGGACGTGTTCGCGGACGCCGGCGCGGGCGATTGGCAGGAAGTCGCGATGGAGCTCGGATTCCGGTCGATCGTCGCGCTGCCGCTGCAAGCCGGCGACACGGTGCTCGGCGCCCTGACGTTTTACTTCGCTTCGCCGCGCGCGATCGGACCCGACTCACGGCATTTGATGCGGATCGTCGCCGATCAGATGGCGGCATCGGCCGAGAAGGCGCGCTTGATCCAGAATCTGGAACAAGCGAACGCGGCGCTCAGCACGAGCAACGCGGAGCTCGAGCGGCAATACGCCGATCTCCTCGAAGCGCGGCGCGTCAAGGATGAATTCCTCTCGAACATCTCACACGAGCTGCGCACGCCGCTCACGGCCGTGATCGGCTACATTTCGCTCATGCAGGAAGGGCTTGCCGGTCCCATGACCGACGAGCAGCAGAACACGCTCGATCAGGTCAAGGGGTCGAGCGAGCAGCTGCTCTCGCTGATCGGCGATCTGCTCCAGCTCACGGCGCTCAAGCGCGGCGACGTCGAGGCGGCCTTCTCGGACGTCGATCCGCGGCAGCCGCTGCGCGATGCGGTGGCCGCGACCACGCCGCGCGACGGCGTGACGCTCGACGTGCGCGAGCCGAGCGACGTGCCGATGATGCGTACTGATGCGCGGCTCGTGACGCGAACGTTGCGCGCGCTGCTCGACAACGCGGTCAAGTTCACGCGTGAAGGGAGCGTTCACGCGTCGCTGCACGTCGACGGCGATCGGGTCGCGTACGTGATCGAGGATACGGGAATCGGTATCCCCGAGGACGCGCACCGGTTGGTGTTCGAGGAGTTTCGGCAGGTGGATGGTTCGACCACACGCGAGTTCGGCGGCTCGGGACTTGGTCTCGCGCTCGCTCGGCGGCTTGCGCGGATGCTGCACGGAGACATTTCGTTGACGTCGTCGCCCGGTCAGGGCTCGACGTTCCGGTTGGAGTTACCACTGAGGTCGTGA
- a CDS encoding MoxR family ATPase produces MAAVPATLLSRRDALVAAAGRLRAEVRRRIVGQEQVLDELLAALIAGGHALLVGVPGLAKTLMVRSLAEAVHLDFRRIQFTPDLVPSDITGTEILEEDSATGGRSFRFVRGPIFANIVLADEINRAPPRTQAALLEAMQEHSVTASGDTMRLPEPFFVLATQNPIEQEGTYPLPEAQLDRFLFDIRVGYPREDEEIAILRSTTGVNSESIAPVLGADELLALQQLAREVVASESVLRYAAALVRATRPDESAAPELVHQYVRWGAGPRAGQSLVLGAKANALLDGRLAVSPTDIKRVARPVLRHRVLPNFAAEAEGVNVERIIEDLLARIEPPRSDIRV; encoded by the coding sequence ATGGCGGCCGTACCGGCAACACTCCTGTCACGACGGGACGCGCTGGTGGCGGCCGCGGGGCGGCTGCGCGCCGAAGTACGGCGTCGCATCGTCGGTCAGGAGCAAGTGCTCGACGAGCTGCTCGCGGCGCTCATCGCCGGCGGCCACGCGCTGCTCGTCGGCGTTCCGGGACTTGCAAAAACTCTAATGGTCCGCTCGCTCGCCGAAGCGGTCCATCTCGATTTCCGGCGCATTCAGTTCACGCCCGATCTCGTGCCGAGCGACATCACGGGCACCGAGATTCTGGAAGAAGACTCGGCGACGGGCGGCCGCAGCTTTCGCTTCGTGCGCGGGCCGATCTTCGCCAACATCGTGCTCGCCGACGAGATCAACCGCGCGCCGCCGCGCACGCAGGCCGCGCTGCTCGAAGCGATGCAGGAGCATAGCGTGACCGCGAGCGGCGACACGATGCGCCTGCCCGAACCGTTCTTCGTGCTCGCGACGCAGAATCCAATCGAGCAGGAAGGCACTTACCCGCTGCCCGAAGCGCAGCTCGATCGCTTTCTGTTCGACATTCGCGTCGGCTACCCGCGCGAGGATGAAGAAATCGCCATTCTCCGCAGCACGACCGGCGTGAACAGCGAGTCGATCGCACCGGTACTCGGCGCCGACGAGCTGCTTGCGCTCCAACAGCTCGCACGCGAAGTCGTCGCGAGCGAATCGGTGCTGCGGTACGCGGCCGCACTGGTGCGCGCGACGCGTCCCGATGAATCCGCCGCGCCCGAGCTGGTGCACCAGTACGTTCGCTGGGGCGCCGGTCCGCGCGCCGGCCAATCGCTGGTGCTTGGCGCCAAGGCCAACGCGCTGCTCGACGGGCGACTCGCCGTGTCGCCGACCGACATCAAGCGCGTTGCGCGTCCGGTGTTGCGGCACCGCGTGCTGCCGAACTTCGCCGCCGAAGCCGAGGGCGTGAACGTGGAACGGATCATCGAGGACTTGCTGGCGCGTATCGAGCCGCCGCGCAGCGACATTCGCGTGTGA
- a CDS encoding DUF58 domain-containing protein: protein MTITRYGALLDAVRGVRWPARHAVSSAVVGAHHSRTRGTSAEFTEYRLYRQGDDPRRLDWRLLARSDRAYIRLANDRAVLPTMILLDTSASMAYPILSRLKWIHAQNLSVGLSAVAHAEGDPVGVALHDARGHVRVLPPRTRRSVVDEIARVVDAADPDGLEPLAPVLAALRAPRIVIVTDMLGDSDDMLRAARVHIVGGGEVHLAHVVAEEELEPPRRTLLAADPELPGVQRLLADASRRDYQNAFGEWRAEIARLWRAAGAAYTEVVTDEPASHAVRRIAGGVGVAS from the coding sequence GTGACCATCACCCGGTACGGCGCGCTCCTCGACGCCGTGCGCGGCGTGCGCTGGCCGGCGCGGCACGCGGTGTCGAGCGCGGTGGTCGGAGCGCATCACTCCCGAACGCGCGGGACGTCGGCCGAGTTCACGGAGTATCGCTTGTATCGGCAGGGCGATGATCCGCGGCGTCTCGATTGGCGGCTGCTCGCGCGGAGCGATCGCGCCTACATCCGCCTCGCGAACGATCGCGCGGTGCTTCCGACGATGATCCTGCTCGACACGTCGGCCTCGATGGCCTATCCGATTCTGTCGCGTCTCAAATGGATTCACGCGCAGAATCTTTCCGTGGGACTTTCCGCGGTCGCTCACGCGGAGGGCGACCCGGTCGGCGTCGCATTGCACGATGCACGCGGGCACGTTCGCGTGCTGCCACCGCGCACACGACGCAGCGTCGTCGACGAGATCGCGCGCGTCGTGGACGCGGCAGATCCCGACGGACTCGAGCCGCTCGCGCCCGTGCTCGCCGCGCTGCGTGCACCGCGGATCGTCATCGTCACCGACATGCTCGGCGATTCGGACGACATGCTGCGCGCCGCGCGTGTGCACATCGTTGGAGGCGGAGAAGTGCATCTCGCGCACGTCGTCGCCGAAGAGGAGCTCGAACCGCCGCGCCGTACGCTGCTGGCCGCCGATCCCGAGCTGCCGGGCGTGCAGCGTTTGCTCGCCGATGCGTCGCGCCGAGACTATCAGAATGCGTTCGGCGAATGGCGCGCCGAGATCGCGCGTCTCTGGCGGGCGGCGGGCGCGGCGTACACTGAAGTGGTGACCGATGAGCCGGCGTCGCACGCGGTGCGCCGCATCGCCGGCGGGGTCGGAGTGGCGTCGTGA
- a CDS encoding BatA domain-containing protein, which yields MSWLLPSALGVGAAALIGLVAVHFIARSRPIAEPLPTARFIPERAIRARTRSYALSDIVLLLLRALAIVAICAAVAAPAFSTTHGRTARVIVADRSRDVASIGEVRDSVRALARAGDVIVPLDSAASRRVRATDSLVQSDARGSLSAGFAEAMRAGAELARANDSLELIVVSPFAREEIDHATARIRAAWPGRVRLVRVAPRPIASAGTVPRVEIRADTNDAVAAGLALAGFVSTDGAATVRVVRDKLTTADSAWATASGHVLVHWPVAEADADWPTRRTIDAIGGVVSTSGVLVARLPRLWVLNGTAIARWADGEIAAMERPTGGGCIRHVGVLIDESSDVTLRPPFRDFARGLLAPCGGDATFAVADSTTLISLGGAGPLAPAAQLRDDGTRSRWTPWLLAFGALVLIAELAVRRGPARTT from the coding sequence GTGAGCTGGTTGCTTCCATCGGCCCTTGGCGTTGGCGCGGCTGCGCTCATCGGTCTCGTGGCCGTGCACTTCATTGCGCGCAGCAGACCGATCGCCGAGCCGCTGCCGACGGCGCGATTCATTCCGGAGCGCGCGATTCGTGCGCGCACGCGCTCCTACGCATTGAGCGACATCGTGTTGTTGCTGCTGCGCGCGCTGGCGATTGTCGCGATCTGTGCCGCCGTTGCCGCGCCGGCGTTCTCGACGACGCATGGGCGAACGGCGCGCGTGATCGTCGCCGATCGATCGCGCGACGTCGCGAGCATCGGAGAAGTGCGAGACAGCGTTCGCGCGCTCGCGCGCGCCGGTGACGTCATCGTACCGCTCGACAGCGCCGCGAGCCGTCGCGTGCGTGCCACGGATTCGCTGGTCCAGAGCGATGCGCGCGGTTCGCTCTCGGCAGGATTCGCCGAGGCGATGCGCGCCGGGGCGGAGTTGGCGCGCGCGAACGATTCTCTCGAGCTGATCGTGGTCTCGCCGTTCGCGCGCGAGGAGATTGATCATGCGACCGCACGAATTCGCGCCGCATGGCCAGGGCGGGTGCGGTTGGTTCGTGTCGCACCTCGTCCGATCGCCAGCGCTGGCACGGTGCCGCGCGTCGAGATCAGAGCCGATACGAACGACGCGGTCGCCGCCGGGCTTGCGCTTGCCGGCTTTGTTTCAACTGACGGCGCCGCGACCGTTCGCGTCGTGCGCGACAAGCTGACGACGGCCGATTCCGCGTGGGCGACCGCGAGCGGTCACGTACTCGTGCACTGGCCGGTCGCGGAGGCCGACGCCGATTGGCCGACGCGTCGTACGATCGACGCGATCGGCGGCGTCGTCTCGACGAGCGGTGTGCTCGTCGCACGCTTGCCGCGTTTGTGGGTGCTGAATGGGACGGCGATCGCGCGCTGGGCCGATGGTGAGATCGCCGCGATGGAGCGTCCAACGGGCGGCGGCTGTATTCGCCACGTTGGCGTGTTGATTGATGAATCGAGCGACGTGACGTTGCGACCGCCGTTCCGGGACTTCGCGCGCGGCTTGCTTGCACCGTGCGGCGGCGACGCAACGTTCGCGGTTGCTGATTCCACAACGCTCATATCGCTTGGCGGCGCCGGCCCGCTCGCGCCGGCAGCCCAGCTCCGCGACGACGGGACTCGCTCGCGGTGGACGCCGTGGCTGCTGGCGTTCGGCGCGCTGGTGCTGATCGCCGAGCTCGCGGTGCGTCGCGGACCGGCGCGGACGACATGA
- a CDS encoding DUF4175 family protein encodes MSVFARLRMVRVILGVGITVRAVAWGIVAALSLVAGAAIADAFVDLSVGSRRSLLLIAVASAVITAAALAWRDRRVSSLLRVALWIEEREPALQFALASAVETGDERLVRAGGSDRWTRSAIRRALRAVAIPLAAGIAAVVVLFALPAGAVARIRSPRAGDALARGGPRPPGASRLSPLIARLQPPAYTDSAATTIDDPADLRVVVGSTVVLEGRGDAAGIVAITGGDALAASSHGDRWSVTVRVSKPLTVRLRDGPDQRLVAIEPIADNPPTVTLTAPAHDSVLRAARGRLILSADVSDDFGLASAAFEYIVSSGEGETFTFKSGTLGARPLHGARATFVASLPFDSLPLKPGDIVHLRAVARDANNVTGPGIGASETRTIRIARADEYDSVAVDAVPPSEADKSLISERMLIQLAAALEKRRPSLARDTLVRESHSIAVDQKRLRRTVGEIVFSRLGEPTGEEHTDDESPARAKSMEELIARADSATNRSTDPIDFAGGESPVVATNKPLLEAYNAMWDASTELELGQPGRALPHMRLALAAIQRARQAERLYLRGQPPPVVIDLAKVRLTGKDKGGSSARRPLTAVDSTRVMLTTRLLRIAELSARDTRAALDSLLVLRIAALSVEPAFATAVGDAATAMRSGNGVRATTAFVRARRALAGAPAARDSLSRWGLMP; translated from the coding sequence ATGAGCGTCTTCGCACGGCTGCGCATGGTGCGCGTGATTCTCGGCGTTGGTATTACCGTGCGCGCGGTCGCGTGGGGGATCGTCGCCGCGCTGTCGCTGGTCGCCGGCGCGGCGATCGCCGATGCGTTCGTCGATCTGTCGGTGGGTTCGCGACGGTCGCTGCTGCTCATCGCGGTGGCGTCGGCGGTGATCACGGCCGCGGCGCTCGCATGGCGCGACCGCCGCGTGTCGTCGCTGCTGCGCGTCGCGCTGTGGATCGAGGAGCGAGAACCGGCGTTGCAGTTCGCGCTCGCGTCGGCGGTGGAGACGGGAGACGAGCGTCTCGTTCGCGCGGGCGGGAGCGATCGGTGGACGCGAAGCGCCATTCGTCGCGCGCTTCGGGCCGTTGCGATTCCGCTTGCCGCTGGAATCGCCGCGGTCGTCGTCTTGTTCGCCCTGCCTGCGGGCGCGGTAGCTCGAATTCGATCGCCGCGCGCCGGCGACGCTCTCGCGCGCGGGGGCCCGCGCCCGCCGGGCGCGTCGCGGCTGTCGCCGCTGATCGCGCGCCTCCAGCCGCCGGCGTACACCGACAGCGCGGCGACGACGATCGACGACCCCGCGGACTTGCGCGTCGTCGTCGGCAGCACTGTCGTGCTGGAAGGACGCGGCGATGCGGCGGGAATTGTCGCGATCACCGGCGGCGATGCCCTCGCCGCGTCATCGCACGGCGATCGCTGGTCAGTCACGGTTCGTGTTTCGAAACCTCTGACAGTTCGCCTGCGCGACGGGCCGGATCAGCGTCTCGTCGCGATCGAGCCGATCGCGGACAATCCGCCCACGGTGACGCTCACCGCACCGGCGCACGATTCGGTGCTTCGCGCCGCGCGCGGCCGTCTGATCCTGTCGGCCGACGTGAGCGACGATTTCGGACTCGCGAGCGCCGCGTTCGAATACATCGTGAGCTCCGGCGAAGGCGAAACGTTCACATTCAAATCCGGAACGCTTGGCGCGCGGCCCTTGCACGGAGCACGCGCGACGTTCGTCGCGTCGCTGCCATTCGACTCGTTGCCGCTCAAGCCGGGCGACATCGTGCACCTGCGCGCGGTGGCGCGCGACGCGAACAACGTCACTGGTCCCGGCATCGGTGCATCGGAAACACGAACGATTCGCATCGCACGCGCCGATGAGTACGACTCGGTGGCCGTCGATGCCGTGCCGCCCAGCGAGGCGGACAAGAGCTTGATCAGCGAGCGAATGCTGATCCAGCTCGCCGCAGCGCTCGAGAAGCGGCGCCCGTCGCTCGCGCGCGACACGCTCGTCCGCGAATCGCACTCGATCGCCGTCGATCAAAAGCGGTTGCGCCGCACCGTCGGCGAGATCGTGTTCTCGCGACTTGGCGAGCCGACGGGCGAAGAGCATACCGACGACGAATCGCCCGCCCGCGCGAAATCGATGGAAGAGTTGATCGCGCGCGCCGACTCGGCGACCAATCGCTCGACCGATCCGATCGACTTCGCCGGTGGTGAGAGCCCGGTCGTCGCGACGAACAAGCCGTTGCTCGAGGCGTACAATGCGATGTGGGACGCGAGCACCGAGCTCGAGCTCGGGCAGCCCGGCCGCGCGCTGCCGCACATGCGTCTCGCGCTCGCCGCGATTCAACGCGCGCGGCAAGCCGAGCGTCTCTATTTACGCGGACAGCCGCCACCGGTGGTGATCGATCTCGCGAAGGTGCGGCTTACGGGCAAGGACAAGGGCGGGTCGAGCGCGCGGCGCCCGTTGACCGCGGTGGATTCCACGCGCGTCATGTTGACGACGCGGCTGCTGCGCATTGCCGAGCTCTCGGCGCGCGATACCCGAGCGGCACTCGACTCCTTGCTCGTGCTGCGCATCGCGGCGTTGTCGGTCGAGCCGGCGTTTGCGACGGCGGTGGGCGATGCCGCCACGGCGATGCGTTCCGGCAACGGCGTCCGTGCGACCACCGCCTTCGTGCGAGCACGCCGCGCGCTGGCCGGCGCGCCGGCCGCGCGCGACTCGCTGTCGCGCTGGGGACTGATGCCATGA
- a CDS encoding DUF4159 domain-containing protein, with protein sequence MSEFVSEFVFATAQYESGDWDSAPLLPANIIDTIARYTEINVAPTGVIVPLSDERMLRYPLLYLTGHLPVRFSDAERRNVRRFVARGGLLFVDDHNHDVDGTFHRTATEEIARTVAPLADLPNDHPLYSAFFKFEGPPTTSHELNGWGDNLVHKHLLAVEHAGRIGVLYSSKDYSSEWNYHPDSKRFMSVDNTRFAVNLVVYALTA encoded by the coding sequence ATGAGCGAATTCGTAAGCGAATTCGTATTCGCCACGGCGCAATACGAATCCGGCGACTGGGACAGCGCGCCGCTCCTGCCCGCCAACATCATCGATACGATCGCGCGTTACACCGAGATCAACGTCGCGCCGACGGGCGTCATCGTCCCGCTCTCCGACGAGCGCATGCTGCGGTACCCGCTGCTGTATCTGACCGGCCACCTGCCGGTGCGATTCAGCGATGCCGAGCGGCGGAATGTGCGGCGGTTCGTCGCGCGCGGCGGGTTGCTGTTCGTCGACGACCACAACCACGACGTCGACGGCACGTTCCACCGGACGGCGACGGAAGAGATCGCGCGCACCGTCGCTCCGCTCGCCGACCTGCCGAACGATCATCCACTCTATTCAGCATTCTTCAAGTTCGAGGGTCCACCCACAACGAGCCACGAGCTCAATGGCTGGGGAGACAATCTCGTGCACAAGCATCTATTGGCTGTAGAGCACGCCGGTCGTATCGGCGTGCTCTACAGCAGCAAGGACTATAGCTCCGAGTGGAACTATCATCCCGACAGCAAGCGATTCATGTCGGTGGACAACACGCGCTTCGCGGTGAATCTGGTGGTGTATGCCCTCACCGCGTAG
- a CDS encoding histone deacetylase, producing the protein MTIAFISNSDCGRHDTGWGHAEHVGRLRAIPSALREHPELIGRIHHVESRHATVDELALAHDRAYIETVRAIVASGGGQLDVDTVASEGSWDAATAATGAVLDGLDFAFGAGPRRSFCGVRPPGHHAVRDRAMGFCLFGSVAIGAHYARRHHGAERVLIVDWDVHHGNGTQALVEDDRDIRFISMHQWPWYPGTGAADDRGPHANVWNRPMRAGLPASVYVDTLERAIDEATADFTPDIVLISAGFDSLAGDPLGGFTLEYEHVEQLTRGLVERAEQWCGGRVVSALEGGYAPQRLAQACVHHMLALE; encoded by the coding sequence ATGACCATCGCGTTCATCTCCAACTCCGACTGCGGGCGGCATGATACCGGTTGGGGGCATGCCGAGCACGTCGGGCGGCTGCGCGCGATACCGTCGGCGCTGCGCGAGCACCCGGAGCTCATCGGTCGCATTCACCACGTGGAATCGCGACACGCCACGGTGGACGAGCTCGCGCTGGCACACGATCGCGCGTACATCGAGACGGTCCGCGCGATCGTTGCGAGCGGCGGAGGACAGCTCGACGTCGATACGGTCGCGAGCGAAGGATCGTGGGACGCCGCGACGGCCGCGACCGGCGCGGTGCTCGACGGGTTGGACTTCGCCTTCGGAGCCGGACCGCGCCGCAGTTTTTGCGGCGTGCGTCCTCCGGGACATCATGCCGTGCGCGATCGCGCGATGGGTTTCTGTCTCTTCGGCAGCGTCGCGATCGGCGCGCACTATGCGCGCCGGCATCACGGCGCCGAACGCGTGTTGATCGTCGACTGGGACGTGCATCACGGCAACGGTACGCAGGCGCTCGTCGAGGACGACCGCGACATTCGATTCATCTCCATGCATCAGTGGCCGTGGTATCCCGGCACCGGTGCGGCCGACGATCGAGGTCCCCACGCGAACGTCTGGAATCGTCCGATGCGCGCGGGTCTGCCCGCATCGGTCTACGTCGACACGCTCGAGCGGGCGATCGACGAGGCGACCGCCGACTTTACGCCGGACATCGTGCTGATCTCCGCCGGCTTCGACTCACTCGCCGGCGATCCCCTCGGCGGCTTCACGCTCGAGTACGAGCACGTCGAACAGCTGACGCGCGGATTGGTCGAACGCGCCGAGCAGTGGTGCGGCGGCCGGGTGGTGAGCGCGCTCGAGGGAGGGTATGCGCCTCAGCGGCTCGCTCAGGCCTGCGTGCATCACATGCTGGCGCTCGAATAG
- a CDS encoding carboxypeptidase-like regulatory domain-containing protein: MRLAIALLALAAPLAAQHADSLSLRVRVTDSASHPIPAAELSVVVGLNDVQATGTTGSDGVRILRFAHPHAPIEIIARKIGFTRTSAFVTPRVDSASVTLVLHRPVQALPAVTVNAIEDIKRRAYHVDADEIANSSRPIFDGMDVLLKLKPDIVYGRIQGCGVEEVWVNGKRIYNVPYSSMVEARQPKPPDPSMRTQGRPLPASPLSRASLTEVWTIMSMIKPEHIAEMNYADCFDNTVDKLHAQDALFVVLKDGIGFDTRRGSYVVDDSARKPSARAITNVAAVSPVVYRNRLLGIFDARTGDPVPDAIVTDVISGTSARSTPTGTVTLLFLPEGTTTIRVTKPGYAEAKLDVKISPADTIPITLVLEKVH, translated from the coding sequence ATGCGACTCGCAATCGCGCTCTTGGCCCTGGCGGCACCACTGGCCGCCCAACACGCTGACAGCCTGTCGCTGCGCGTGCGCGTGACTGACAGTGCCAGCCATCCCATCCCGGCCGCCGAGCTCTCGGTGGTCGTCGGCCTCAACGACGTCCAAGCGACCGGCACCACCGGAAGCGACGGCGTTCGCATTCTTCGATTCGCGCATCCACATGCGCCAATCGAGATCATCGCCCGCAAGATCGGCTTCACGCGCACCAGTGCGTTCGTCACGCCGCGCGTCGACTCGGCGTCCGTGACGTTGGTGCTGCATCGTCCGGTGCAGGCGCTGCCGGCGGTCACCGTCAACGCGATCGAAGACATCAAACGTCGCGCCTATCACGTGGACGCAGACGAGATCGCGAACAGCTCGCGCCCGATCTTCGACGGTATGGACGTGCTGCTCAAGCTCAAGCCGGACATCGTGTACGGGCGCATTCAAGGCTGCGGCGTGGAAGAGGTGTGGGTGAACGGCAAACGCATCTACAACGTCCCGTATTCTTCCATGGTCGAAGCGCGCCAGCCGAAGCCGCCCGATCCGAGCATGCGCACGCAGGGTCGGCCGTTGCCGGCGTCACCGCTGTCGCGCGCGTCGCTCACGGAAGTGTGGACGATCATGTCGATGATCAAGCCCGAGCACATCGCCGAGATGAACTACGCGGACTGCTTCGACAACACGGTCGACAAGCTGCACGCGCAGGACGCGTTGTTCGTCGTGCTCAAGGACGGGATCGGCTTCGACACGCGCCGCGGCTCGTACGTCGTCGACGATTCGGCGAGGAAGCCGTCGGCTCGCGCGATCACCAATGTCGCCGCCGTCAGCCCGGTGGTGTATCGCAATCGGCTGCTCGGCATCTTCGACGCGCGCACGGGCGATCCCGTCCCCGACGCGATCGTCACCGATGTCATCAGCGGCACCTCGGCGCGCTCGACGCCGACCGGAACGGTGACACTCCTTTTTCTTCCCGAAGGCACGACGACGATCCGCGTAACGAAGCCCGGCTACGCCGAGGCGAAGCTCGATGTGAAGATCTCGCCGGCGGACACCATTCCGATCACGCTGGTGCTCGAGAAGGTGCACTGA